A window of Anaerohalosphaeraceae bacterium contains these coding sequences:
- a CDS encoding UDP-N-acetylglucosamine--N-acetylmuramyl-(pentapeptide) pyrophosphoryl-undecaprenol N-acetylglucosamine transferase: MNSGQIQHIFFAGGGTGGHLYPALAVAERIQEQYPNTEITFFCSPREVDAKILSPSRFNFLPLPAVGLSKSPLQAIRFFGQFLKSYYFTKEILRPVRSEAAVVGTGGFVCAPAAAAARSLHIPIFLINVDSVPGKSNRLTARFARRIFVQFEQTRNCFGRFSERVDVVGCPLRKDFFAPPENIHKAYDLDPNKKILLITGASSGSMSINQAVLEILPSLERFAADWQVVHLTGMAHYQWVRTQAGNPAVLYRAIDYCHQMPALLKASSLVVGRAGAVSIAEYATAGVPAVCLPYPYHKDRHQFLNAKPLADAGGAIIIEDDIRQPSRTRQALSQTLTDLMSSPQKLARMAAAAKTLGRTDAAERIVRCLFE, from the coding sequence GTGAATTCCGGCCAGATTCAGCATATTTTTTTTGCCGGCGGCGGAACAGGCGGCCATTTGTATCCGGCCCTGGCCGTCGCAGAAAGAATCCAGGAACAATATCCCAACACGGAAATTACTTTTTTCTGCAGCCCTCGCGAAGTGGACGCCAAAATTTTAAGCCCGAGCAGATTTAATTTCCTGCCCCTGCCTGCTGTGGGACTGTCGAAATCTCCGTTACAGGCCATCCGCTTTTTTGGGCAGTTTTTGAAAAGTTATTATTTTACAAAGGAAATCCTTCGTCCGGTGCGGTCTGAAGCCGCCGTTGTCGGAACGGGCGGTTTTGTCTGCGCACCGGCCGCGGCGGCGGCTCGCTCTCTGCACATCCCCATCTTTTTAATCAATGTGGACAGTGTACCCGGCAAAAGCAACCGACTGACGGCTCGCTTTGCCCGGCGGATTTTCGTCCAATTCGAGCAAACTCGGAACTGTTTCGGCCGCTTCAGCGAACGGGTCGATGTGGTCGGCTGTCCGCTTCGGAAAGACTTTTTTGCCCCGCCGGAAAATATTCACAAAGCATACGATTTAGACCCGAACAAAAAGATTCTGCTGATTACGGGGGCCTCCAGCGGCTCGATGAGCATCAATCAGGCCGTCCTGGAGATTCTTCCCTCCCTGGAGCGGTTCGCTGCAGATTGGCAGGTCGTTCATCTGACGGGCATGGCTCATTATCAGTGGGTGCGTACGCAGGCCGGCAATCCGGCTGTTCTCTATCGGGCGATTGATTACTGTCATCAGATGCCCGCCCTGCTGAAGGCCTCTTCGCTGGTTGTAGGGCGTGCCGGAGCCGTCAGCATAGCGGAATATGCCACGGCGGGTGTGCCGGCCGTCTGCCTGCCCTATCCGTATCACAAAGACCGGCACCAGTTTCTGAATGCCAAACCGCTGGCCGACGCAGGCGGTGCCATCATTATCGAGGACGACATTCGGCAGCCCTCCAGGACCCGACAGGCCCTTTCCCAGACCCTCACGGACCTGATGAGCAGCCCGCAGAAACTGGCTCGAATGGCGGCTGCCGCCAAAACACTCGGACGGACAGACGCCGCCGAACGGATTGTCCGCTGTCTGTTCGAATAA
- a CDS encoding ABC transporter ATP-binding protein, translating into MQVLEAQRLRKEFGPLAAVQDVSFTIEQGQVVGLIGPNGAGKTTLLRLLATLLPPTDGTASIMGIDLRRHPLEIRRRIGYLPDFFNLYHDLTLWECLDFTARAYGIPSDQIPRKIDSVLEYVNLADKKHDLCRHLSRGMVQRMGLAVLMVHEPELYLLDEPASGLDPIARINLRNILRRLADEKKTILISSHILHELSEFCTHIAIMDKGQIRYFGSVEQIRELCLPERIVRVRVLGDPQKALAALREFPDAAVKDSCDTVIRLSVRGGLETAAQLNAFLVGRGVLVAELTEEKKDLEDLFLAISEKGNVFS; encoded by the coding sequence ATGCAGGTGCTGGAAGCTCAGCGGCTTCGAAAGGAGTTCGGGCCTTTAGCGGCGGTTCAGGATGTTTCTTTTACCATTGAGCAGGGACAGGTGGTTGGGCTCATCGGTCCCAACGGTGCCGGAAAAACAACCCTGCTTCGACTGCTGGCTACGCTGCTGCCGCCGACCGACGGAACCGCCTCAATCATGGGGATAGACCTTCGCCGTCATCCTCTCGAAATCCGCCGGCGAATCGGTTATCTTCCCGATTTCTTTAATCTCTATCACGATTTGACCCTTTGGGAGTGTCTGGATTTTACCGCCCGCGCTTACGGCATTCCGTCTGACCAAATCCCCCGGAAAATTGATTCGGTGCTCGAATATGTCAATTTGGCGGACAAAAAACACGACCTCTGCAGGCATCTTTCCCGCGGAATGGTTCAGCGGATGGGCCTGGCGGTACTGATGGTGCACGAGCCGGAACTTTACCTTCTGGATGAACCGGCATCCGGGCTGGACCCGATTGCCCGCATCAATCTCCGGAATATCCTCAGACGGCTTGCTGATGAAAAGAAAACAATTCTGATTTCCTCTCATATTCTGCACGAGTTGTCGGAGTTCTGCACCCATATTGCGATAATGGACAAGGGACAAATCCGATACTTCGGTTCCGTTGAGCAGATTCGGGAATTGTGCCTGCCCGAGCGAATCGTTCGGGTCAGGGTGCTGGGGGACCCGCAAAAAGCCCTTGCCGCCCTTCGTGAGTTTCCGGATGCGGCGGTAAAGGACAGCTGCGATACGGTCATTCGTCTGTCTGTCCGAGGCGGTCTGGAGACGGCGGCGCAGCTGAATGCGTTTCTGGTCGGACGCGGTGTATTGGTTGCGGAGCTTACCGAAGAAAAAAAAGACCTGGAAGACTTGTTCCTGGCGATATCGGAAAAAGGAAATGTTTTTTCCTGA
- a CDS encoding type II secretion system F family protein produces MPVSAPKTLERPLPKKPAHPTKTVRPEPHRLNPALSAARVKEADLILFTTQLSVMLDSGVVLSDAIEAIADQMRPGVFREVAQDLADRIKNGESFSAALSVYPKIFSTMFISMVRASEVSGRMAEMLRVLSGYLTADAETKKQVKSAMIYPVVMLLMAVAATGSLMFFVLPRFTRIYEARGTALPKLTQILVDFSALLGNPTFLASMMTMLIVGGFAFSAWKQTLTGRKALDWMKVHLPIFGGMYIDTVLTRSMRVLATMVNTGVNLLDALDVMKTTCGNYYFQCLWETADRKIRDGYQLSDALMLSPYSGLIASGILQMLRAGEKSGQLGQVCDKISVFLEKKLQNSIRTATSLIEPLMIIIMGAVIGTLAVALLLPVFRISSVISQ; encoded by the coding sequence ATGCCGGTCTCCGCTCCGAAAACACTGGAACGTCCTTTGCCGAAGAAGCCGGCCCATCCGACGAAAACGGTTCGTCCGGAGCCGCACCGGCTCAATCCGGCGCTGTCCGCCGCAAGGGTCAAAGAAGCCGACCTGATTCTTTTTACCACGCAGCTGTCTGTGATGCTGGACAGCGGGGTTGTGCTCAGCGATGCGATTGAAGCCATTGCGGACCAGATGCGTCCCGGCGTATTCCGGGAAGTGGCGCAGGACCTGGCGGACCGCATTAAGAACGGCGAAAGTTTTTCCGCCGCCTTGTCGGTTTATCCGAAGATTTTCAGCACGATGTTTATCAGCATGGTCCGGGCTTCCGAGGTTTCCGGCAGGATGGCGGAGATGCTCCGGGTGCTCAGCGGGTATCTGACGGCGGATGCAGAGACCAAAAAACAGGTCAAAAGTGCGATGATTTATCCGGTTGTGATGCTGCTGATGGCTGTAGCAGCCACCGGTTCTCTGATGTTCTTTGTCCTGCCGCGGTTTACTCGAATTTATGAGGCCCGCGGCACGGCTTTGCCCAAATTAACCCAGATTCTGGTGGATTTCAGCGCCCTTTTGGGGAATCCGACCTTTTTGGCTTCGATGATGACGATGCTGATTGTCGGAGGGTTTGCGTTTTCGGCGTGGAAACAGACTCTGACGGGGCGAAAAGCGCTGGACTGGATGAAGGTGCATTTGCCCATTTTCGGCGGGATGTATATTGATACTGTCCTGACCCGCTCGATGCGGGTACTGGCGACGATGGTCAATACCGGTGTCAATCTGCTGGATGCGCTGGATGTGATGAAAACCACCTGCGGCAATTATTATTTCCAGTGCCTCTGGGAGACGGCGGACCGAAAAATCCGCGATGGCTATCAGCTGTCGGATGCCCTGATGCTCTCGCCGTACAGCGGTCTGATTGCCTCCGGGATTCTTCAGATGCTCCGGGCGGGAGAAAAATCCGGCCAGCTCGGACAGGTCTGCGACAAAATTTCCGTTTTTCTCGAAAAGAAACTTCAAAATTCCATTCGAACAGCCACCTCCCTGATTGAACCGCTGATGATTATCATTATGGGAGCGGTCATCGGAACGCTGGCGGTAGCGCTGCTGCTGCCTGTCTTCCGGATTTCCAGCGTCATTTCTCAATAA
- a CDS encoding ATPase, T2SS/T4P/T4SS family, with product MELGTEKRLQLGQLLVQRGIVTPEQIEQALQQQARTGHSRLLGELLVEMNFCTENQIASALAETYGLPYAQITPKLCDPAVVEILPRDFLEEHSVLPLFKVFDTLTVAVSEPANVFLIEEIERLSQCRVQVVCATVKDIQATLQTYMPAANVFVIDDIIDDTALQDFSMIEHLPEDITNLEEIAGQSPVVKLVNYLICSAVHENASDIHIEPDEKKVRVRYRVDGLLYEKMRPPYQMHAAIVSRIKIMAELDIAQRRLPQDGSIHVLMQGRPIDLRVSVMPGTYGEKVVIRIIDTRKILTNLESLGFSYENLKAFKKIIKTPNGIVLVTGPTGSGKNTTLYAALSELNSEQVNICTVEDPVECNIHGVNQFQVNELSKFTFASALRSLLRQDPDIIMVGEIRDEETANIAVQAALTGHLVLSTLHTNDAPGAVTRLLDLGVAPYLVSASLIGVLAQRLVRKICPTCKDQYTPSAGIRRAVEKWVGSLPTFYRGIGCKKCRNTGYIGRIAIHELFIPNDQILEMITQGATLKQLRAAAIQNGMKPLHLDGIEKVAAGITTIDEVLRVANVTMED from the coding sequence ATGGAACTCGGCACGGAAAAACGTCTTCAGCTCGGCCAGCTGCTTGTGCAGCGGGGAATTGTTACGCCGGAGCAGATTGAGCAGGCGCTTCAGCAGCAGGCCCGCACCGGCCACAGCCGGCTGCTCGGAGAGCTGCTGGTCGAGATGAATTTCTGCACCGAAAACCAGATTGCTTCGGCTCTGGCGGAAACCTACGGTTTGCCGTATGCCCAGATTACGCCCAAACTGTGCGACCCGGCTGTGGTGGAGATTCTGCCTCGGGACTTTTTGGAGGAGCATTCGGTTCTGCCTCTGTTTAAGGTGTTTGATACGCTCACGGTGGCGGTCAGCGAGCCGGCCAACGTCTTTCTGATTGAGGAAATCGAGCGGCTCAGCCAGTGCCGTGTGCAGGTTGTCTGTGCGACGGTCAAGGATATTCAGGCCACGCTGCAGACCTATATGCCTGCAGCCAACGTCTTTGTGATTGACGACATCATTGACGATACGGCGCTGCAGGATTTCTCGATGATTGAGCATCTGCCGGAGGACATTACCAATCTGGAGGAGATTGCCGGCCAGTCCCCGGTCGTCAAACTGGTCAATTATCTGATTTGCAGCGCCGTCCACGAAAATGCCAGTGATATTCACATTGAGCCGGATGAAAAAAAGGTGCGGGTTCGTTATCGCGTCGACGGTCTGCTGTATGAAAAGATGCGCCCGCCGTACCAGATGCATGCGGCGATTGTCTCCCGCATCAAAATTATGGCCGAACTGGACATTGCCCAGCGGCGGCTTCCGCAGGACGGAAGCATCCATGTTCTGATGCAGGGCCGGCCTATCGACCTGCGTGTGTCTGTCATGCCGGGCACATACGGGGAGAAAGTTGTCATCCGAATTATCGACACCCGAAAAATCCTGACCAATCTGGAGTCCCTCGGATTCAGTTATGAGAATCTGAAGGCCTTCAAAAAAATTATCAAGACGCCCAATGGGATTGTGCTGGTGACCGGCCCGACCGGCTCCGGAAAAAATACAACGCTCTATGCAGCTCTGTCTGAGCTGAACAGCGAACAGGTGAATATCTGCACGGTGGAAGACCCTGTCGAGTGCAATATTCACGGGGTCAACCAGTTTCAGGTCAACGAATTGTCCAAATTCACCTTTGCCAGCGCCCTGCGGTCTCTGCTGCGTCAGGACCCGGATATTATCATGGTCGGCGAAATTCGGGATGAAGAAACCGCCAACATCGCCGTTCAGGCGGCCCTGACGGGGCATTTGGTTCTGTCAACGCTTCACACAAATGACGCCCCGGGGGCTGTCACGCGTCTTCTGGACCTGGGCGTAGCGCCGTATCTGGTCAGTGCTTCGCTGATCGGGGTGCTGGCTCAGCGTCTTGTCCGGAAAATCTGCCCGACCTGCAAAGACCAGTACACGCCTTCGGCAGGCATTCGGCGGGCTGTGGAAAAATGGGTCGGTTCACTGCCGACATTTTACCGGGGCATTGGATGCAAGAAATGTCGGAACACCGGCTACATCGGACGAATCGCCATCCATGAGCTGTTTATCCCGAATGACCAGATTCTGGAGATGATTACGCAGGGGGCGACCCTAAAGCAACTGCGGGCGGCGGCAATTCAGAATGGAATGAAGCCGCTGCACCTGGACGGAATCGAGAAGGTGGCGGCGGGCATCACCACCATCGATGAAGTGCTGCGCGTGGCCAATGTCACGATGGAGGATTAA
- a CDS encoding STAS domain-containing protein produces MKIEVQVQNQIAILQLQGEFTVESLKSFEDAVSNARTASPRGLLLDMSRVILMDSAALEQLLTLHEDCRKRNQPLKLAGLDETCQKILEITRLLSRLDTYADLSEAMKSFV; encoded by the coding sequence ATGAAAATTGAGGTGCAGGTCCAAAACCAGATTGCGATTCTGCAGCTGCAGGGCGAGTTCACCGTCGAATCACTCAAATCATTCGAAGATGCGGTTTCCAATGCCCGCACGGCCAGTCCCCGGGGACTGCTGCTGGATATGAGCCGGGTGATTCTGATGGACAGCGCGGCGCTGGAGCAGCTGCTGACACTTCACGAGGACTGCCGGAAGCGAAACCAGCCCCTGAAGCTGGCGGGACTGGATGAAACCTGTCAGAAAATTCTGGAAATTACACGTCTGCTTTCCCGACTGGATACCTATGCGGATCTGTCGGAGGCGATGAAAAGCTTTGTGTGA
- a CDS encoding HD domain-containing phosphohydrolase — MDASLNQYLRDDPALLEKHLEKLSTELSECYEQIMLLYNLSTHMTLDQSCSTYLQLACDQLTQIVPVEGIAVFLERKTETGKQLVLSAGSGLLSVEPSMADILQMHLTAELTAGREALLDSQVDGPFKYVWPPRLRNILAVPVGPADRMAGFLVATNIQNKPDFDSTDVKLFHSVASQCAVFIENGRLFNDLKELFIGSLKALTNSIDAKDQYTRGHSERVALIARWIAEQLKETQPISEQEIHHIYLAGLLHDIGKIGVAETVLRKQGRLTEEERAVILAHPKIGASILSEIPQMRPIIPGVLHHHERYDGQGYPDGLRGQNIPLSARIIALADAFDAMTSRRVYREAMSIRRALTEVEKGSGIQFDPAVVQAFLGSPVEHLWKVIQDGFIETWDYSSFEEYGIKAVGALIR, encoded by the coding sequence ATGGATGCCTCATTGAATCAGTACCTGCGGGATGACCCGGCTCTGCTGGAAAAGCATCTGGAGAAGCTCAGCACGGAGCTCTCGGAGTGCTATGAGCAGATTATGCTGCTCTACAACCTCAGCACCCATATGACGCTGGACCAGTCCTGCTCGACCTATCTGCAGCTGGCCTGCGACCAGCTGACGCAGATTGTGCCGGTGGAGGGAATCGCCGTTTTTCTGGAGCGAAAGACCGAGACGGGCAAACAGCTGGTCCTCAGTGCCGGTTCGGGTCTTCTGTCCGTCGAACCGTCTATGGCGGATATCCTCCAGATGCATCTGACGGCGGAACTGACGGCGGGTCGAGAGGCCCTTCTGGACAGTCAGGTGGACGGTCCCTTCAAATATGTCTGGCCCCCGCGGCTTCGCAATATTCTGGCGGTGCCCGTCGGACCGGCGGACCGCATGGCCGGATTTCTGGTGGCCACCAATATTCAGAACAAGCCCGATTTTGACAGCACGGATGTAAAACTGTTCCATTCCGTCGCCAGTCAGTGTGCGGTTTTCATTGAAAACGGACGGCTGTTTAACGACCTCAAAGAGCTGTTTATCGGGTCTCTGAAGGCGCTGACTAACAGCATTGATGCCAAAGACCAGTACACGCGGGGGCACTCGGAGCGGGTGGCCCTGATTGCCCGCTGGATTGCCGAACAGCTGAAGGAAACTCAGCCTATCTCGGAGCAGGAGATTCATCATATTTATCTGGCCGGGCTTCTGCACGACATCGGCAAAATCGGCGTGGCCGAAACGGTCTTGCGCAAGCAGGGCCGACTGACGGAGGAAGAGCGGGCGGTGATTCTGGCTCATCCGAAAATCGGGGCCTCCATTCTCTCGGAGATTCCCCAGATGCGTCCGATTATTCCCGGTGTGCTGCATCATCATGAACGCTATGACGGACAGGGGTATCCAGACGGGCTTCGTGGACAGAATATTCCGCTCAGCGCCCGGATTATTGCGCTGGCGGATGCGTTTGATGCGATGACATCCCGGCGCGTGTACCGGGAGGCGATGAGCATCCGGCGGGCCCTGACCGAGGTCGAAAAAGGCAGCGGGATACAGTTTGACCCCGCTGTGGTGCAGGCGTTTCTGGGCAGCCCCGTCGAGCACCTCTGGAAAGTCATTCAGGACGGCTTTATTGAAACCTGGGATTACAGCAGCTTTGAAGAATACGGAATCAAGGCGGTGGGAGCACTCATTCGATGA
- a CDS encoding response regulator, with the protein MAERKALVVDDEFHIVQVVAIKLRNNGFEVYTADNGSQAYQLACEHRPDVIITDYQMPAMTGLELIEKLRHNPSTADTPVLLLTARGFAVDPQQKEALRVAACLSKPFSPREVLHCVEDVLAQRAGV; encoded by the coding sequence ATGGCGGAACGAAAAGCGCTGGTTGTGGATGATGAATTCCACATTGTCCAGGTCGTGGCCATCAAACTGCGGAATAACGGGTTTGAGGTCTATACGGCCGATAACGGCAGTCAGGCCTATCAGCTGGCCTGTGAGCATCGTCCGGATGTGATTATCACGGATTATCAGATGCCGGCTATGACGGGGCTGGAGCTGATTGAGAAACTTCGGCACAATCCGAGTACGGCGGACACACCGGTGCTCCTGCTGACGGCGCGAGGATTTGCCGTGGACCCGCAGCAGAAGGAGGCCCTGCGGGTGGCGGCGTGCCTGAGCAAGCCCTTCAGTCCGCGGGAAGTGCTTCATTGTGTGGAGGATGTGCTGGCTCAGCGAGCTGGTGTCTGA
- a CDS encoding ATP-binding protein, whose product MKQATGILMGLWAGTTVLLTAAGGFCIFFPGTAAVWCLWPAAVLAAVLLGWSLWKLLKNPEILIRTGQASDSVPLQDRDTAYRGEIEQVRQENSRLRLELQMLRRQHAWGQAVLESIRDAVLVVDEQDQVLFANPAARELLNLDAGGQPQRFPDEPEPAGQLREKIQRCRNGRIRHVRHEFTMELQGQQHFFEAVLSCLDESVATSGGVVAVLHDISREREISQMKNEFVSHVSHELKTPLASINAYAEMLVDGEAREPEMIRQFCSIIQSQALRLNRLIEDILNISRIESGLIKVNRSCQSMALIVRDAVEMIQSYAQEKNITVRAPAPILYDQVYVDRDMMSQAVINLLSNAVKYTPAGGTITVGLEVNEADGRLTVSVSDTGVGIPPEELGRVFEKFYRVQANNHMAKGTGLGLNLVKQIVETVHGGRVFVSSVVGQGSTFGFELPLVRTGCAAVSAGSPS is encoded by the coding sequence ATGAAACAGGCGACAGGCATTCTGATGGGGCTCTGGGCAGGCACGACGGTCCTTTTGACCGCTGCCGGAGGTTTCTGCATCTTTTTTCCGGGAACGGCGGCGGTCTGGTGTCTCTGGCCGGCGGCTGTTCTGGCGGCGGTTCTTTTGGGATGGAGCCTCTGGAAACTGCTCAAAAATCCGGAGATTCTGATTCGAACCGGCCAGGCCTCGGATTCTGTGCCGCTTCAGGACCGGGATACCGCATATCGCGGGGAGATTGAACAGGTTCGGCAGGAAAACAGCCGGCTTCGTCTGGAACTCCAGATGCTTCGAAGGCAGCATGCCTGGGGGCAGGCCGTTCTGGAAAGCATTCGCGATGCCGTGCTGGTGGTCGATGAACAGGATCAGGTGCTTTTTGCCAATCCGGCAGCACGGGAGCTGCTGAATCTGGACGCGGGCGGGCAGCCTCAGAGGTTCCCGGACGAACCGGAGCCGGCCGGACAGCTCCGGGAAAAGATTCAGCGGTGCCGAAACGGACGCATCCGTCATGTCCGCCATGAATTCACGATGGAGCTCCAGGGGCAGCAGCACTTTTTTGAGGCGGTTCTCTCCTGTCTGGATGAATCGGTCGCAACCAGCGGCGGCGTGGTAGCGGTTCTTCATGACATCAGCCGCGAACGGGAAATCTCCCAGATGAAAAATGAGTTTGTCAGTCATGTTTCCCATGAGCTGAAAACGCCGCTGGCTTCCATCAATGCCTATGCTGAAATGCTGGTGGACGGAGAAGCTCGGGAACCCGAAATGATTCGGCAGTTCTGCTCGATTATCCAAAGCCAGGCCCTTCGGCTGAACCGCCTGATTGAGGATATTCTGAATATCTCCCGGATAGAATCGGGCTTAATTAAGGTCAACCGAAGCTGTCAGAGCATGGCTTTGATTGTTCGCGATGCCGTGGAGATGATTCAAAGCTATGCGCAGGAAAAGAATATCACCGTTCGCGCCCCGGCCCCGATTCTCTACGACCAGGTTTATGTGGACCGGGACATGATGTCGCAGGCCGTCATCAACCTGCTCAGCAATGCCGTCAAATACACCCCCGCCGGCGGGACAATTACGGTGGGCCTGGAAGTGAATGAGGCGGATGGGCGGCTGACCGTGAGCGTTTCGGATACAGGCGTCGGGATTCCGCCGGAAGAACTGGGGCGGGTATTTGAGAAATTTTATCGGGTCCAGGCCAACAACCATATGGCTAAAGGAACCGGATTGGGACTGAATTTGGTCAAGCAGATTGTCGAAACAGTACACGGAGGCAGGGTCTTTGTGTCCAGTGTTGTCGGACAGGGAAGTACATTCGGGTTTGAACTGCCGCTGGTGAGGACCGGCTGTGCCGCTGTTTCAGCGGGCAGCCCGTCCTGA
- a CDS encoding tetratricopeptide repeat protein: MERTKQTILLLILAGVCGVWSGCAASGRTSKKEQMLKTWEKSSIGPNLAAVRGLLDRGQVEEAKKLLVKYIQTEPEHPEVNYLLARVHLAEGRLPAAQACLKKAVDGAPQMDEAWFALGLTALEQGRLEEAAKSLGKTVELKPLQVEYILTLSHCYVRLGRIEQALDLIETKRRTLPYDTDLLLTAADLAQRSGDGERAAALYKEALWRQGDNPRVLEAVGLHYMDRQLWVPAAELFEKLYRIQAGQERRQMTLRWLSYCTLQAGRYAAALKWYDELSVLRRDDPQVWLEMGQAALGADLPDRALYCGQKALQLQPGLMDAQVVTACALYLKNNYAEAVALFQKVCLDSKWEAFGWWMSGLCYQRLGQNALARSAFEKASQLNPDSPLIRLFTEPEKKTL, from the coding sequence ATGGAACGGACAAAACAGACAATTTTGCTGCTGATTCTGGCGGGAGTATGCGGCGTCTGGAGCGGCTGTGCCGCATCCGGCCGTACGTCCAAGAAAGAGCAGATGCTCAAGACCTGGGAAAAATCCTCCATCGGGCCTAATCTGGCGGCGGTTCGCGGATTGCTGGACCGAGGGCAGGTCGAAGAAGCCAAGAAGCTTCTGGTCAAATATATCCAGACCGAACCGGAGCATCCGGAGGTCAACTATCTGCTGGCCCGCGTGCATTTGGCGGAGGGCCGTCTGCCGGCCGCACAGGCCTGTCTGAAAAAGGCGGTGGATGGGGCTCCTCAAATGGATGAGGCGTGGTTTGCTTTGGGATTGACGGCTCTCGAACAGGGACGGCTGGAGGAGGCCGCCAAATCTCTCGGCAAAACCGTCGAACTGAAGCCTCTGCAGGTGGAGTATATTTTGACCCTCAGTCATTGCTATGTACGGCTAGGACGGATTGAGCAGGCCCTTGACCTGATTGAAACCAAACGCCGAACCCTGCCTTACGACACCGATTTGCTGCTGACGGCTGCGGATTTGGCTCAGCGGAGCGGCGATGGAGAACGGGCCGCCGCCCTGTACAAGGAGGCCCTCTGGAGGCAGGGGGATAATCCCCGTGTGCTCGAGGCGGTCGGGCTGCATTATATGGACCGTCAGCTGTGGGTGCCGGCGGCGGAGCTGTTTGAGAAGCTGTATCGGATTCAAGCCGGCCAGGAGCGGCGTCAGATGACGCTCCGCTGGCTGAGCTACTGTACGCTGCAGGCCGGACGGTATGCGGCGGCTCTGAAGTGGTATGACGAGCTCAGTGTCTTGCGCCGGGATGACCCGCAGGTGTGGCTGGAGATGGGACAGGCTGCTCTCGGTGCAGACCTTCCGGATCGGGCTCTGTATTGCGGGCAAAAGGCCCTTCAGCTTCAGCCGGGTCTGATGGATGCTCAGGTGGTGACGGCTTGCGCCCTCTATTTGAAAAACAATTATGCCGAGGCCGTTGCGCTCTTCCAAAAGGTGTGTCTCGATTCCAAATGGGAGGCCTTCGGCTGGTGGATGAGCGGGCTTTGCTATCAGCGGCTGGGACAGAATGCGCTCGCACGCAGTGCCTTTGAGAAGGCCAGTCAGCTGAATCCGGACAGTCCGCTGATTCGTCTTTTTACCGAGCCGGAAAAGAAGACGCTGTAG